ATAAGGTGTTTTCATTTCTAATCCATTTTAAGCCCAAACTGTAACCACCAGCTTTTGCATTTTTGTAAAATTCATCAGAAGTGATAAAATCGTTTTGTAAACCTATAGAATTAAAAACAAGCTCTTTTGAGGGTTTACCTTCAACATATTCAAACTTCCACCAACCAGCGAAGAAATCGGCACATTTGCGATTATCGAAAATTTCGAAAGTTTTTTTTTGCTTAAAATATTCTTTTAACTCTAAATATTCAATTTCAGACATTATGAGAGATTTTTAGATTTATTTCATTACATATATGAAATTGAATTCAAAAGTATGTGGTATTAGTGCAGTGGAGGTGCAGAGAAATCTAACTCCCCATCTATCAAACTAATATCAGGAAAATTAACCATTAATCTACTGCTAACCAAATTGAAACTAACTTGCAATCTTTCCTTTTGAGATTTCAACTCAATATACTCTTTCTTGTCTTTTTTCAGAATAAGACTTAATTTGGTTATTTAAAATCTAAATTTCCTTTTCAATTCCACAATAGCATCTAAACGATTCGTTAACTATATACAAAATGGAAAACCTTATATAAAAGAAGGCACATTTAATTTTGTTGCATCAGGAAATAAAAAGTTTTGGAGATGCCAAAATATGGAAGGTTGCGCTGGTGTTACGGATTATGTGGATATTTATTTTTAAATAAATATTTATCAACTTATTTGCAATTTTGGTTAAGAATGAAATTTAAACATCGCAATATTTATAAAACAAATTCCAAAATCAAAAAATGATTGGAAAATTCTCAAAATTGATTCCTAAAACCTTGATGGAAATGTCAGGGGCAGTTTTTTATTCTGGCAAAAATGCCTTTGATGGTAAAAAGGACTTTTACATACTAGGCCTTAATCCTGGAGGAAATCCAGACCTTCAGAAAGAAGATACCGTTGCACTGAATGTCTTAAATAGTTTAAATTTTAATTTCACTGAATATCTTAATGGCGCTTGGAAAGATGGATATAAACCTGGGGAATCCCCTTTACAAAGAAGAATACTTCATCTACTTAATAAACTAAACCTATGTCCTTATGATGTGCCTGCTAGCAATATTTGCTTTGTTCGTTCTATTGGTGAAAATGAAATAAAAAATAATTTTATTAAGTTCGCTAACCTTTGCTGGCCTTTTCACAAACATGTGATTGAAGATTTAGAAATTAAAATCATACTTTGTTTTGGTAAAAGCGCAGGAAATAATGTAAGAAACAAAATTGGAGCTGATCGGTTTCCTATAGATGAGTTTGTTGAAAGAAACAATCGGAAATGGAAAACTCAAGTATTCAAAAACTCAAATGGGATAATTGTAATTGTTGCAACTCATTCAAGCAGAGCAGACTGGACTAAAATAGACACCGATATAAGTCCATTAGTGAAGAAATACTTAGATGGCATAAGTAATTAATTATATAATGACAGAAATTAGTCCCGCTTTTTGTTGTTAACCTTAATTAATTCCTGAAACTTTTTGCATTTCTAATTTTGTAATGGGAGCGTAAATTAAAAACTCAAATAGTAGTTATAAAAAAGGTAGGATATTTTTTTAGTTAACCTAGGTAAATCTTTTTATAAAAACATCAGATGTTTATCTTAATTCCTTGGAAGTACATACTATTTCAGCTTGGTTTTTCGAATGAGTATTGCTCCTGAGTTTTCTCTAATTGTTTAATAAACTTAATCTTTCCGTAGTTTGTAATTCCAAACTCCATTAGTATTTTATCATTTTTCTGAAACTTTTTTAGCTTGGGTCGATAGCAAGTATATTTAGTCCAAAATCTCCAGCGAGTTATACTGTCATTTTTTGAACTTATCACAAGACTTTCCTTATCGATTTCATTTTTATTGTCAATATAACTTGTGTTTTCCTGCTGGATAATATCTATTTCAGCCGGGCTGAGGTTGTATCTAAAAAAAACGTATCAACACTATTGGTAAAAAATTCGTGAGCATTGTTACTAATTTTATTACTGCTGTTGAAATAATTGATTAGCAAGTCATAAACCTCCTCCTTTTTAAGCTGATCTTTTGCAGCACTAGATTCCTTTTCACTTCCCATGATTCCTTTTATAAAAAAATAGACAACCAATGAGATTATTGATATTCTAATAAGAAATCGAAATAAAACCCTTCGTTTTTGCTTTCGAACATAGCTTTTATTTTCCTTGGTATGCTTTAAATAACTGTAGTCAGGAACACCTAAATCCTCGCATTTAAAATTTCTTCTATTCTCAGCAATTTCTTCCTCTGTATATTCTTTTGGAGGTTCATTATTTGAATACACATTTTTTGAAAAATCAACCTTTGCACCATTTGCGTACTTTTTAAAAAACCAATCCATAAATGATTTAAAGGAATCATAGACACTATCAATTGTTGACGTTTTAATAATATCGTGTTCTTTACTATCATGTGCAGCACTATTACCCCATTTTATTATGTTATCTATATAAATGCTGATACCTGAATTGATTATTTCCTTTTCTTTCAATTGCTTCAAATATTCATAAAGTGGAGGTGTCTTACTTTTGTCAACTTTGCCATTCGAGTCTTTAAAATACACTTGAATGCCCTCTTGCTTGCATATATACTTTAAAATCTTTTCAGTGTTTTTTCTGGCTATTAAAAGGAATCCTTCCTTCAATGTTTCTTTGTGAACATCTGAATCACCGATCCTTTTTAATTCATCATAGGTTGCGAAAAGCTGTTTCAGTTTATCCTGAATGGCTTCCAAATCTGTGTTTAAACCTTCGTTAACACTCATTGCCTATTTTTTTTCATTATCTAATTTTTTTTACTCGCTCCAAAATAAGCTCTTTAAATGATTTGGGTTCCAGTATTTCAATTTTTTCTCCGTGAGAGAGTAACAAAGATTGCAATTCATAATTGAGTTTTACTTCAATAGAAATTGTTACTGCATCATTATCGTGTTTCTTAATTTTTTGTGTACCATGCAACGGCTTAGATTCAATATAAGGCCATAAGTCTTTGTCAATTTTTAAGACCACCTTTTGCACATCTCCTTGCACCGTTACACCAATAACTTCTTCAAAGTATTCATTAAAATCAATATCCTCATTCTTTATAAATTTGAGTCTTATATCTTTAATTTTGATTATTCTATCTAATGCAAGATTCGTCAGGTATTTATTTGAATCATTGAGCCCAAAACAAAACCAGCGATTATTATATTGCTTTAAATAATAAGGGTGAAGGGTAACTTCGTATTCGTTTTTTTGTTTGAAATTCTTATAGGTAACCTTTATTACCTTTTCGTGATGAATGCTCTCAAATAGCTTACCTATATGTTTAACTGCAGTGTAATCCTTGTTTTCATCAAAGCCTATAATTTTTTCTGCTCCCTTCTTTAAACCAAAGCTTGATTCAAATTTAGCAACAACCTCATCCACCCACTCAAATTGAGGCATACCTTTAAATCGGCTAAGGATCAATAAAGCCTCTTTCATTTGTGCTGACTCAGACTCATTTAAACCCTTATTATTTATGGAAAAATTGGGATCCAAATAGCGGTAGTAAACCTCTTTGCCTTCCTTACCCTTAAATAATTCAATTCCCCATCCAGCTTCACTTTCCATGAATTTAATATCCTCATAAAGTTGTCGCCTTTTAATGCCGTCTGATTTTGAATCATTGTTGTGCAAAGCCACATTACAGGCTTCTAGCAGGTCATTTAAAAAATAATTCCTACCGGTATTTCGAAAGCATTTATCTAAAACTAAATATCGAATGGTTGCTTGCTTATTGGTTGCCATATTTATGTGTGCAGATACTCTGCACTAAAATAAATAAAATTTGTGATGGATTACAATTGCGAAAGTTCATTTTATAAAAAATAATAAAATATGTGTGCAGAATGGTTGCATTAACTAGAATTTACTTTGTGTTCACGATCTAAATAAAATGGAAAACACCATATTGGACATAAGCTTAGAGTATGCACTTTCTCAATGTGATGAAAAAACAATCGATACGATTCTGGCAACCGAATTAAGTCAAGAAGAAAAAAAGGAAATACTAATGAAACAAAACGAAGTTCAGAAGCGCATTATTCTTCAAAAAATAGGATTCAAGAAGGAATTTTTAAAAACAATCTAATTCATACAAATGGAAAAACTAAAGATTGCAGTTTTAATTGATGGGGATAATGCAAATCCAAAAATTATTGAAGATACTTTATCGCAAATACAAAATCATGGCCAGCTTGCTATTAAAAGGGTTTATGGAGATTGGTCACAACCCCAGCTTGGATGCTGGAAAGTAATTGTTAATAAACATTCTATTAAGACCATGCAAACCTTCAATTATACAAAAGGGAAAAACTCAACAGATATAGCATTAATTATTGATGCGATGGATTTACTCTATAGTGGAAAAGTCAACGCCTTCTGCATTGTTTCTAGCGATTGTGATTTCACAGGCTTAATTCATAGAATCAAAGAAAACAATCTTTTTACAATCGGTGTCGGCAAGGTTCATTCATGTTCTTCATTTAAAAATGCATGCGACCTATTCCTTTTTGAAGAAAACAGTATGAAGAAAATTGAGCTAAAAAAGGAAATAAATTATATTGATCCGAAAGAAATAATTTTTAAAGTCAAAACAAATCCACTTCCCGGATTAAAGATATTAGGAAAAATAGACCCATCAGTTCTAAAGAACTAAACTAATATGAAATTTATGAACTTGTTTAATAAAAGGAGAAAGCGACAAGAAGCCCTTGAGCAAAAACAATCTTTAGTTGATGAAAATATAGTAAAAACTATTGCAGTTCAAACTTCAAATATTGAACTCCAAAAAAGTACAATGGAAATTGCTTGGAGAAACGAAAAATTAAATGAACAGCTTGTTGAATTAGTGGCCGAAAACGATAGAACAAAAAACATTCTGCTAGAAAGGGAAAACAAAATCAAAGTAAAGCAAGAAGAGCTTGAGGAAAGACAAAAAGAAATACGGAGAGAGGAAATTGAAATAACAAGTAGGAAAGCAGATTTGCGTAAAAATGAGCATCAAGCAATTGAACATGAAAATAAACTCAAGGAAGAAAGCAAGAGGGTTACCATAAGAGAAGCTGAAGCTGAAAAAATTGAAAAAGAGTCAATCGAAGCAAAAGAAAAGTATCAAGCACTCAATAATGTCTTGGAAGATGAAAAGAAAAATATCACAAAGCTCAGTGAAGAGGCTCAGAAAAAGTATGAAGAGGCAGATAGCAAAAAAGCTATGGCCAATGCAATCTTTGAAAGAGCCAAAGTTATTGATGAGGAAATTAAAGCGAAAGAACTAAAATTTGATGAATACAGAGAAACTATTGAGAATTCACTAAAAGAAAAAATTGCAGAATACGATAGGAGGCTTCAAGATATGGAAGCTGCAAAGCAATTTGTAGACGATATAAACTTTGATAAGAGTGAGGAGGGAAAGCAAGCCAAAATAGTTGTGAAAGAATCTATAAGGCAAGCTAAGAAATTACTTAGTGAGATGAAAACCAAATTTGATGAACTCGATGAAAAATATGCTACTGGAACATTCAAAGGATTCAGCACCCCAATAGATGAGATAGACAAAAACTATGAGGAGTTAAAATCTTATTACTTACAAATTAAGGAACACATTGCTTCCCAAGTTAATTTACCTAAATCAGTAGCGAAATGGCTTGCCAATATTGAGGATTGCATTTTCAATGCGGATAAATTCATAAAATCTTGGGAGTTTTCCGAGAGCTTCAGAAATATCATCTTAGGCTTGGCAACATGTAAAAATTACGAATTATTGCTGAGTATTTTACAGGAATTTTCTGATGAAAGTGAAGCAGATGCTACTAATTCAACAAGTGAAAAATTTACTGACTGGTATGAAATTCTAGATGTTGAAATAGATGCAGACCCAATTGAAATAAAAAAAGCTTATAGGAAGGCAGCAAAGAAATACCATCCTGATAAAAACCCAGGAAACAAAGAGGCTGAAGAAAAATTCAAGAAAGCTGCTGAAGCTTATGATATATTATCAGATCCAGAAAAGAGAAAAGAATATGACAACAAACGAAATAACTATAAACAAAAACAATAACATGAGCGAAAAATTTAATGGACTTAATCTTCCGGCTATTCAAAAGGGAGTCGGATTAAGCAAAGATGTAAAAAAAGAAATTTCATCTTTAGATTTGACTAAAAAAAGTGAAGTAAACCGGATTTTAAATTCCGAAAGCCCATCTATTCAGAAGAAAATTTTACAAGAAGAGAGCGGACTAGATTTAGTTTTAGTTGGTGATTTAACAGCCTCAATGCATGTTTACCACAAACTTTTAAAGGACAATTTTAAATTGCTGTGCAAAGATCTCTTTGCATTAATACCAAATATGCGAATTGGAATAATCTTTTATTTGGATCATGATAGCCATTTACCCTATGTAACAAGAGTATCCAAATTAAGCAAAGACATCGAACAACTTTACCATTTTATTGAAACAACACCGGTATCAACAGACGGCAATAGTACTTTTGATGAAGCTGTTGAAGACGCTTTTAATGATGTTGTTAGTCTTAATTGGCGAGAAGTTGGTTCACGCTCTGTTGTATTATTTGGAGATGCACAGCCCATGAACCACAGGAAAGCGAGAATGGGCACAGTTACTTCGATTTGACGAAGCGTATGTATCAAAATAAAATTGTTGTGAATAGTGTTTACTGTGGATGCGAAAGGTTCACAGATGAATACCTTCAAAAATTAACCAATATGAATGTTGGTGATTTTTCAGAACAGGTTTCTAGACTTGGACACGCGGAATTCTTCTCCTGGGTTGCTAATGTTACTGGTGGAATGGTTTTGGGAATTCAAAATGTTGATGATTTAGTTGATATAATCAAAGCATCTGCTGCCAAAGACTCCGGACACTTAGACGATCTTGAAAATAAAATGAAAGCAAGTTCGCCAAATAAATTGAAATTGATTGATGTGGCAAGGAAGGCTGAACAGAGGAAGAAACTTGGGAACAACATGGGAATTAAAGGTTTTCTAATTTGAACATAACATAAATTAATGCGACTATTCCTTTTATTAAAGAATTCGGGTAAAAAGGAATGTCATATTTGTCACTTAATATGATTTTTTCCTTTTTTGGATACTTTTTTTAATTTTTTCTGTAATTGGCATTGGTTCATTGAACTTCAATGAATCATAATTGCTTGGTTTTGAAATACTTCCACCAATTTTAATTTTGTAAAGTACATGCGAATGGTATTGTAAAACACGTTTTACTTCTGGATGAAAATCGGTTATGGCGTGTAAACCAGCCGGAATTAATACAAGATTTGCTAATGATGAATAATACTCAGGGTTGTATGCAGTGCGATCCACTATATGACAAACTGTAAAACTTTTAGGCGCAACCGAGCCCCCAAGAGCAATTTTTATTGCTTTGTTAGCTATAGAATTATCATCTAAATAATTTCCATTTTGATCAAATATTCTTCGTGTTTCATTATTTAATTTTCTTCTGCATTTTTTTACCCATAAAGCTGTTTTATTAAAATCTTCATTTTTTAGAATTTTAATTACTTCAGGATTAACCCAAATTGCCGTCTTAGCTATCAATGCAGAAATATTTATTTTCAATTCATCAAGTGCTGAATTAAGAATTTCAGTTCCTTCATAATCGTAAATTTGTTTTGCTACTTTTTTTTTCATTTTGTCATCCAATTATCAACCCATTTAATTTCCTTTACAATAGATCTCTTTTTTGTATTCCAATATTCTTTAAGTTCTCCATTAATTAAAATATACCTGAAATCATGTAATGCATCTTTTATATTTCTTTTAGTTTTATTGAGCTTGCCTTCTAAAAATGATTCTGCCACATTAAAAGCTTCCCCCCTTATTTTTTCGTTCTTGTCAAAAATTATAAAATCTCCAGGATCTTTAACAAAATGGCTTATGCCCAATCTTAACTTTACACTTACTTGAGGATTATTTGCAAAGTCCTTTTTCAAAATATCAATTACACCTTTTAACAGGACAAGGTCAGTTCCTATTCTATTGGCGGCTTCAAATGGAGTGATGTTTTCCCAAGGACCAATCTTATAGGATTCACGTTTAAGGTGCATAAGCACTTCAATGTTCGATTTTTTTGAAGGAACTTTAAATAAGTTTTGGTCAAGTTGCTTATGATATTCCCCCAAAAGTTTTTCAACTTCTTGCAAAGAAAGTTTATTTTCCTTCCAATCGGTTTCCAATAAACATTTGACCTTTTTCATAAGTTCTATTCCCTTTTTTACATCCAACTTCCCAATAATCAAACTTGGCAAAAGCCTATCTCAAATTTGGCAGAGTTGGGTGTTTTGTTGTCCTAAAATAGCAATCTGTTATTGCATTATTATTGCACAAACATATTTATACTAATTGCTTAATTTCATAATAATATTAAAATTTCTCTATTTCATTAATTCCTCTAGTAACCGCAGTATACTGCCATTTCAATGAGGGTATACCCAGCGTATTGATGAATACTTTTTTCCATTCACCTCCTTGGGCTTTGTTACAAGTAATTGCGTGACCATACATCAAACGTAACGCACCCACATAGCGGTCATCACATGGCATGTTTGACTCACTAAAAATTTTATTTTTAATGTAGCGTTGTTTTCTTAATTCACTTTCCTTTTGCCCTTCAATTTTACCCCCAATTGAAATCAAAGATTCCACTAAAGCATAGTCTTCAATAATCGTTTCTTTTTCCACAAAAAGCAGCCTAACTTTTACTGCCACAAAATGCAAATTGGCTACTTCTTCCTGAATTTTCCAATCAACATGTAAAAGCTCAACATGATCTCCATTATAAAGTTGGACTCCATTTCTAAACCAGTTTTGTGTAACCATGAGCAAATCTCCAGGCTCAAGAATTTGTTTTGCCTTACCAAAAATGCGATTTCTTACTAGATCATTAAAAAAACTATTCGCTTTATGTGAAACACCAATCGCAATCGAATGCTCCAACCCTTCCTTATTCATATCTTGAACATAATTGATGGCGGCCGTATAAATGTCTTTACTATGTTTTCCTTTGATTGGATGTGACTTTTTATGATCATCAATTGCTTTTCGAATTTCAGTTGCATTTTCTAGTATGTAACTACCATCTTCTTGTCGCTTCACTTCAGTTAACAAGTAAGCTGAACCTTTAAGATTAAATGTTTGTTCCAAAAAATCCTTATTTAGTGCAAAGGATTGCTGTTCGCCAATTGGAGGCAATTGGTATTTATCGCCGAGAAAAATGATTTTATTATGGACGTTTGAATTTTTAATAAAAGAAATTAAATCAAATATCAAACCTTTCTCCACTTCAAAAAGATTTGCCTCAATATCCTTCTCCTTTGGAATCATAGAAGCTTCATCAATTATAAAAACGCAAGGCCTTGCATTATGCCCCAATTTAAGCTTAAATGTAACTTTTCCTGTTTCCTTATCCGCTTTAGGAATATAAATCATGGAGTGAATGGTGGAAGTTGTAGTTTTTGCTTTTCTTCCTAAGATCCGGGCTGCTCTACCAGTCGGGGCAGCTATTTTATATGACTTTTCAATACTGTTTAAATATCCAATTAATGCGGCGGTTATGGATGTTTTCCCGGTTCCTGCAGCCCCACACAGAACCAAGAAATCAAATTGATTATCATCTTTTACAAAATCTTCCATCACCCTAAGAACTGTTTCTTGTTCTTTTGTTGGATGAGAGAAGTGAAGAAAATCAAATATTGATTTATTTTCCATTAATCAACTTCTACATTAAATTTATTTTTCAAAATTTCCACAATCTGTTTTGTTTGATCTGGGCCTTCATAGGTTACTAATAATTGATTAGGGAAATGTTCAGCATACCATTTCAGTTTTGTCTCCCAATGATTTTTGTATTCAGGTAAATCTAAACGGCCAACATGCTCCCAGAAATATTCTTGACCTTTCCAAAGAATTGTAAAGTCAGGCAAATACATTGAACCGTCTTTTGCAAATTTGGGAACTTCATAGGTGAAAGGAATTTTATTCAATTGTAGAATATTCGCAATGTTCATTTCAGATTTTGAACGAACAAAATATTTTGAGAGAGTTGAAATTACTTTTTTGTCTTCATACCAATTTGACTTCAATGAAAAAACTAAATCAGGAATTGGGTTGAATTCGAAAATGGATGAATTAATTTTTCTGATGCTTGATTTTTCGATTTTTGTCAACTCTATTAAAGTGGAAATATCGTCCTGAACAAAAATAGTAAGATGCTTTTGTGCTCTTGTAACAGCTGTGTATAGAAGTTCCATTGAAAGCAATGAATTAATTTTCTTTGGAAGAATCAAATACACTTTATTGAATTCACTACCTTGTGCTTTGTGAACTGAAATTACATATCCTAATTCAATGTTTTCATCAATGGGTTCATAGAACAATGGCTTCTTATCGTTTCCTTCAAGAAAGCCGTAGTTTATTGAATATTCATCCCTTCTTTCAAATTTTACTTGAAACTTTTGCAATCTAAATTGACTCCATCCTGTGTTCTTGTCAAAAGGGTGAGGATTCACAAAGCCTAACTCACCGTTGTAAATATCAATCTTCACATTTTTCTTTTCTTTCCAACTATAAGCAGAAATTTTATTTGATTGTGGCCTATTACGGAATTGAATAATTTTATCGTAAAGGGCTATTCCATCTAACTGCGTTTTGCTTGCTTGATAGCCATTAAAAAGATTTTGAAAAA
This portion of the Bacteroidota bacterium genome encodes:
- a CDS encoding WYL domain-containing protein — translated: MATNKQATIRYLVLDKCFRNTGRNYFLNDLLEACNVALHNNDSKSDGIKRRQLYEDIKFMESEAGWGIELFKGKEGKEVYYRYLDPNFSINNKGLNESESAQMKEALLILSRFKGMPQFEWVDEVVAKFESSFGLKKGAEKIIGFDENKDYTAVKHIGKLFESIHHEKVIKVTYKNFKQKNEYEVTLHPYYLKQYNNRWFCFGLNDSNKYLTNLALDRIIKIKDIRLKFIKNEDIDFNEYFEEVIGVTVQGDVQKVVLKIDKDLWPYIESKPLHGTQKIKKHDNDAVTISIEVKLNYELQSLLLSHGEKIEILEPKSFKELILERVKKIR
- a CDS encoding NYN domain-containing protein; the encoded protein is MEKLKIAVLIDGDNANPKIIEDTLSQIQNHGQLAIKRVYGDWSQPQLGCWKVIVNKHSIKTMQTFNYTKGKNSTDIALIIDAMDLLYSGKVNAFCIVSSDCDFTGLIHRIKENNLFTIGVGKVHSCSSFKNACDLFLFEENSMKKIELKKEINYIDPKEIIFKVKTNPLPGLKILGKIDPSVLKN
- a CDS encoding J domain-containing protein, with product MKTKFDELDEKYATGTFKGFSTPIDEIDKNYEELKSYYLQIKEHIASQVNLPKSVAKWLANIEDCIFNADKFIKSWEFSESFRNIILGLATCKNYELLLSILQEFSDESEADATNSTSEKFTDWYEILDVEIDADPIEIKKAYRKAAKKYHPDKNPGNKEAEEKFKKAAEAYDILSDPEKRKEYDNKRNNYKQKQ
- a CDS encoding VWA domain-containing protein codes for the protein MSEKFNGLNLPAIQKGVGLSKDVKKEISSLDLTKKSEVNRILNSESPSIQKKILQEESGLDLVLVGDLTASMHVYHKLLKDNFKLLCKDLFALIPNMRIGIIFYLDHDSHLPYVTRVSKLSKDIEQLYHFIETTPVSTDGNSTFDEAVEDAFNDVVSLNWREVGSRSVVLFGDAQPMNHRKARMGTVTSI
- a CDS encoding AAA family ATPase codes for the protein MENKSIFDFLHFSHPTKEQETVLRVMEDFVKDDNQFDFLVLCGAAGTGKTSITAALIGYLNSIEKSYKIAAPTGRAARILGRKAKTTTSTIHSMIYIPKADKETGKVTFKLKLGHNARPCVFIIDEASMIPKEKDIEANLFEVEKGLIFDLISFIKNSNVHNKIIFLGDKYQLPPIGEQQSFALNKDFLEQTFNLKGSAYLLTEVKRQEDGSYILENATEIRKAIDDHKKSHPIKGKHSKDIYTAAINYVQDMNKEGLEHSIAIGVSHKANSFFNDLVRNRIFGKAKQILEPGDLLMVTQNWFRNGVQLYNGDHVELLHVDWKIQEEVANLHFVAVKVRLLFVEKETIIEDYALVESLISIGGKIEGQKESELRKQRYIKNKIFSESNMPCDDRYVGALRLMYGHAITCNKAQGGEWKKVFINTLGIPSLKWQYTAVTRGINEIEKF